A window of the Cystobacter fuscus genome harbors these coding sequences:
- a CDS encoding DUF2403 domain-containing lipoprotein: protein MKNPWMKRGPWLAPLALCVLLGTACGNTQTSEEPGSGQTGTDHPSEGSGGGGGGGDQPIQASDCAAGQAAALEDLGDDLPEGTGTPVTTMSILNVGGTGSYQRVTNMLPGVWGQPCPSNACQKADTPVSGPLAPFNEEMTVNFRGPMELYDIAVYQPGASAWNRVSSWNRCGSTNLTFFNNLGGGDVSGEWTVCGGNSQSYASADGKTAAKAPTRFNGTLANRTELNILSDKACVGTGDSSECGFYRGVTRHGWGGAKIFAIRARMPRYTEPKTQYYDDVPAIWMLNARVVRTAQYGCNCRGMGSPGGCGELDVAEVIHGENPLYATSTIYSFEGATGSGSKYFQRPVKESATFIVIFDASGKIQMLRLAADAFNFGDTVSNTTVSEWLARTGLKMSLP, encoded by the coding sequence ATGAAGAATCCCTGGATGAAGCGTGGTCCCTGGCTCGCCCCACTCGCCCTGTGCGTGCTCCTGGGGACTGCCTGTGGAAATACCCAGACGTCGGAGGAACCAGGCTCGGGGCAGACCGGCACCGACCACCCCTCCGAAGGCAGTGGCGGTGGCGGTGGTGGCGGCGACCAACCCATCCAGGCCTCGGACTGTGCCGCGGGCCAGGCGGCCGCGCTCGAGGACCTCGGAGACGACCTGCCGGAGGGCACGGGCACGCCGGTGACCACCATGAGCATCCTGAACGTGGGGGGCACGGGCTCGTACCAGCGCGTGACGAACATGTTGCCCGGCGTATGGGGACAGCCCTGCCCGTCCAATGCCTGTCAGAAGGCGGATACGCCCGTGAGCGGCCCGCTCGCGCCCTTCAACGAGGAGATGACGGTCAACTTCCGCGGCCCCATGGAGCTGTATGACATCGCGGTCTACCAACCGGGCGCGAGTGCCTGGAACCGCGTGTCCTCCTGGAACCGCTGCGGCTCCACGAACCTCACCTTCTTCAACAACCTGGGGGGCGGTGACGTCAGCGGCGAGTGGACCGTGTGTGGAGGCAACAGCCAGAGCTATGCCTCCGCGGATGGGAAGACGGCGGCCAAGGCGCCCACGCGCTTCAACGGCACGCTCGCCAACCGGACCGAGTTGAACATCCTCTCCGACAAGGCCTGCGTGGGCACGGGCGACTCGAGCGAGTGCGGCTTCTACCGGGGAGTGACCCGCCATGGCTGGGGCGGTGCGAAGATCTTCGCCATCCGCGCCCGCATGCCGCGCTACACCGAGCCCAAGACCCAGTACTACGACGACGTGCCAGCCATCTGGATGCTCAATGCTCGCGTGGTGCGCACCGCCCAGTATGGCTGCAATTGCCGGGGCATGGGCTCGCCCGGCGGCTGCGGGGAGCTCGACGTCGCCGAGGTGATCCATGGCGAGAACCCGCTGTACGCCACGAGCACCATCTACTCGTTCGAGGGCGCCACCGGCAGTGGGTCGAAATACTTCCAGCGTCCGGTGAAGGAGAGCGCCACCTTCATCGTCATCTTCGACGCGAGCGGGAAGATCCAGATGCTGCGGCTCGCGGCGGATGCCTTCAACTTCGGTGACACCGTGTCCAACACCACCGTGTCCGAGTGGCTCGCGCGCACGGGCCTCAAGATGTCCCTGCCGTGA
- a CDS encoding HNH endonuclease, with translation MLNSAVLVLNRNYQPVHVTSVKRAVLLLYLGVAKAIDSQYRLYEFDDWAALSATTAHDSISTVDRRIRVPRVVVLSAYEYLPRGRVRFSRLNIYARDHDTCQYCARQLPRSELNLDHVMPRSQGGKTSWENVVCSCVPCNLRKGGRTPEQAAMKLLRTPVRPRWTPFFRGASRRVTYREWLPFLNLADASYWNVELLDD, from the coding sequence ATGTTGAACAGCGCCGTTCTGGTGTTGAACCGCAACTATCAGCCTGTTCACGTCACCTCGGTGAAGCGGGCCGTCCTGCTGCTCTACCTCGGGGTGGCCAAGGCGATCGACTCGCAGTACCGGCTCTACGAGTTCGACGACTGGGCGGCCCTGAGCGCCACCACCGCCCATGACTCCATCAGCACCGTGGATCGGCGCATCCGCGTGCCCCGGGTGGTGGTGCTCTCCGCCTACGAGTACCTGCCCCGGGGTCGGGTGCGCTTCTCCCGCCTCAACATCTACGCGCGCGACCACGACACCTGCCAGTACTGCGCCCGGCAGCTCCCGCGCTCGGAGCTGAACCTGGACCACGTCATGCCCCGCTCCCAGGGCGGCAAGACGAGCTGGGAGAACGTGGTGTGCTCCTGCGTGCCCTGTAACCTGCGCAAGGGAGGCCGCACGCCGGAGCAGGCGGCCATGAAGCTCTTGCGCACCCCGGTCCGGCCCCGCTGGACGCCCTTCTTTCGCGGCGCGTCTCGCCGCGTCACCTACCGGGAGTGGTTGCCGTTCCTCAACCTGGCCGATGCGTCGTACTGGAACGTAGAATTGCTCGATGACTGA
- a CDS encoding P-loop NTPase — protein sequence MGGGKGGIGKSLVSSNLGVALAARGQRVLLVDADLGGANLHTCLGVGQPTATLSDFLLRPKSRLEDVIVPTGVPNLSLIAGALDVLDAANIKYAHKQRLLRSLQSQSVDYLILDLGAGSSFNTLDFFIIADHGVLVLLPEPTSVENAYRFVKAAFFRRLQQVEAEYGIERLVERALSTREGASRTPLEIVQHVRQQSPTLAAKLEKELAAFRVKLVLNQARTDADVKVNAAVVSAWKKFFGLEMDDFGAIRYDDEAWRAVRKRRPIVLDKPDSPSALGIQRIADRLLALDGVTSP from the coding sequence GTGGGAGGCGGCAAGGGTGGGATTGGCAAATCGCTCGTGTCCTCCAACCTGGGAGTCGCGCTGGCGGCGCGAGGGCAACGCGTGCTGCTGGTGGACGCGGATCTGGGCGGGGCCAACCTCCACACGTGCCTGGGCGTGGGCCAGCCCACGGCGACGCTGTCCGACTTCCTGCTGCGCCCCAAGTCGCGGCTGGAGGACGTCATCGTGCCCACGGGCGTGCCGAACCTGTCGCTGATCGCCGGCGCGCTGGACGTGCTGGACGCGGCCAACATCAAGTACGCCCACAAGCAGCGGCTGCTGCGCAGCCTGCAGAGCCAGTCCGTGGACTATCTCATCCTCGATCTGGGCGCGGGCTCGAGCTTCAACACGCTCGACTTCTTCATCATCGCCGACCATGGCGTGCTGGTGCTCCTGCCCGAGCCCACCTCGGTGGAGAACGCCTACCGCTTCGTCAAGGCCGCCTTCTTCCGGCGCCTGCAGCAGGTGGAGGCGGAGTACGGCATCGAGCGGCTGGTGGAGCGTGCCCTGTCCACCCGCGAGGGCGCGAGCCGCACGCCGCTGGAGATCGTCCAGCACGTGCGCCAGCAGAGCCCCACGCTCGCCGCGAAGCTGGAGAAGGAGCTGGCCGCCTTCCGCGTGAAGCTGGTGCTCAATCAGGCCCGCACGGACGCGGACGTGAAGGTGAACGCCGCGGTGGTGTCCGCGTGGAAGAAGTTCTTCGGCCTCGAGATGGATGATTTCGGCGCCATCCGCTACGACGACGAGGCCTGGCGCGCGGTGCGCAAGCGCCGTCCCATCGTGCTGGACAAGCCCGATTCCCCCTCCGCCCTGGGCATCCAGCGCATCGCCGACCGTTTGTTGGCTCTCGACGGAGTGACTTCCCCATGA
- a CDS encoding nucleotidyltransferase domain-containing protein yields MEDPILVRVVDALRSVPGVAALVLGGSRGRGTAGPTSDYDIGLYYEPDAPLDVAALRSAIAPLVDDPSSTVTSIGEWGPWINGGGWLTIAGVEVDLLYRDLGRVREVIAEGRQGRFSMNYQVGHPHGFCSVIWMGEVATCQPLLDPLGLIAELKGQTRPYPEPLRDALIARFGWEVGFAIDNAEIAARRSEQTHIAGCAYRALSCVAQVLFALNGRYLINEKGAVPEAATYPLTLEGLSKTQAEIWSDIGNADHASALRRLRGVSDGLRALVERAGMKAS; encoded by the coding sequence ATGGAAGATCCCATTCTCGTCCGTGTGGTTGATGCGCTCCGGTCCGTCCCAGGCGTTGCCGCGCTCGTGCTCGGTGGCTCGCGAGGGCGGGGCACGGCGGGCCCCACTTCCGACTACGACATCGGCCTGTACTACGAGCCCGACGCGCCACTCGATGTCGCGGCGCTCCGGTCGGCCATTGCCCCACTCGTCGATGACCCCTCGTCGACGGTGACCTCGATCGGCGAGTGGGGACCGTGGATCAACGGCGGCGGTTGGCTCACCATCGCGGGCGTGGAGGTCGATCTCCTCTACCGCGACCTCGGACGCGTGCGCGAGGTCATCGCCGAGGGGCGACAGGGCCGCTTCTCGATGAACTACCAGGTGGGCCACCCTCACGGCTTCTGCTCGGTCATCTGGATGGGCGAGGTCGCCACCTGTCAGCCGCTGCTCGATCCGCTCGGCCTCATCGCGGAGCTGAAGGGCCAGACCCGGCCCTATCCAGAGCCACTGCGGGATGCACTGATCGCCCGCTTCGGCTGGGAGGTGGGCTTCGCCATCGACAACGCCGAGATCGCGGCCAGGCGCTCCGAACAGACGCACATCGCGGGCTGCGCCTACCGGGCACTGAGCTGCGTGGCCCAGGTGCTGTTCGCCTTGAACGGCCGCTACCTCATCAACGAGAAGGGCGCCGTCCCCGAAGCCGCGACCTACCCCCTCACGCTCGAGGGTCTGTCCAAGACGCAAGCCGAGATCTGGAGCGACATCGGCAACGCGGACCACGCGAGCGCACTGCGCCGGTTGCGCGGCGTGTCCGACGGTCTCCGCGCGCTCGTCGAGCGAGCGGGGATGAAGGCTAGTTGA
- a CDS encoding helix-turn-helix domain-containing protein, whose protein sequence is MNHFEQQSYYELLEVPVSASQAQILGAYTQAMETYAPDSIAVYTLVDPGQLEALHQRLAKARDVLCTLERRLEYDRELGVTRTPEELALLRGEDLARAAAPQTPAPEGSEIEALELLETEVVVEDPSAAEAAPVVTAAPMASAAPVAEVAPVAETVPEQVSTPVAEVAPVAETAPVVDAASVVVDLTAMLEAAPMGEESSVIVEASVAVVTPPPPPPPEALLPEPQVGTKPVVHARPSAPARRHGGVIPPPLPARPGLRPPPARPAVEPSRVVNRPSPGQPPGEASALPPAAPLSPAEPSLNRRDSRTRLKTVVDISAEAEFNGELLRQVREGRNLSPQSLADRTRISVRHVENIEADRYDQLPAPVYLRGMLMSMARELGLDGLRVARSYMALASSEDRKKR, encoded by the coding sequence ATGAACCACTTCGAGCAACAGTCGTATTACGAGCTGCTGGAGGTTCCCGTATCCGCTTCACAGGCGCAGATCCTCGGCGCCTATACCCAGGCCATGGAGACATACGCGCCGGATTCCATCGCCGTGTACACGCTGGTGGACCCGGGACAGCTCGAGGCCCTGCATCAGCGCCTCGCCAAGGCCCGGGACGTGCTCTGCACGCTGGAGCGCCGCCTGGAGTACGACCGGGAGCTCGGGGTGACGCGGACTCCGGAGGAGCTGGCCCTGCTGCGGGGCGAGGACCTCGCGCGCGCGGCCGCCCCCCAGACGCCGGCCCCCGAGGGTTCCGAGATCGAGGCCCTGGAACTGCTCGAGACGGAAGTGGTGGTGGAGGACCCGTCCGCGGCGGAGGCCGCTCCGGTGGTGACGGCGGCCCCGATGGCCTCGGCCGCGCCCGTGGCGGAAGTAGCCCCCGTTGCCGAGACCGTGCCGGAGCAGGTGTCCACGCCCGTGGCGGAAGTGGCCCCCGTCGCCGAGACCGCGCCGGTGGTGGACGCGGCCTCGGTGGTGGTGGACCTGACGGCCATGCTGGAGGCCGCGCCGATGGGGGAGGAGTCCTCCGTCATCGTCGAGGCCTCGGTCGCGGTGGTGACTCCGCCCCCACCTCCGCCTCCGGAAGCCCTGCTGCCCGAGCCTCAGGTGGGCACGAAGCCCGTCGTCCACGCGCGGCCCTCCGCGCCGGCGAGAAGGCACGGCGGCGTCATTCCTCCTCCCTTGCCCGCGCGCCCGGGGTTGCGCCCGCCTCCCGCCCGCCCCGCGGTGGAGCCGTCGCGCGTGGTGAACCGTCCGTCCCCGGGACAACCGCCCGGCGAGGCCTCGGCGCTTCCCCCGGCGGCGCCCCTTTCCCCCGCCGAGCCGTCCCTCAATCGGCGCGACTCGCGCACCCGCCTCAAGACGGTCGTCGACATCTCGGCCGAGGCCGAGTTCAACGGCGAGCTGCTGCGTCAGGTGCGCGAGGGCCGCAACCTCTCGCCGCAGTCCCTGGCCGATCGCACCCGCATCTCCGTGCGGCACGTGGAGAACATCGAGGCGGATCGCTACGACCAGCTGCCCGCGCCCGTCTACCTGCGCGGCATGTTGATGAGCATGGCCCGGGAGCTCGGGCTGGACGGCCTGCGCGTGGCGCGCAGCTACATGGCCCTTGCTTCCTCGGAGGATAGGAAGAAGCGCTGA
- the selA gene encoding L-seryl-tRNA(Sec) selenium transferase, giving the protein MGAPSTEDGGKNARLRALPSIEQLLRRPSLEARLAGVPRARAVAALRLAVASVRERLLQGEERAFEDADVDGALRALSTPNLRPVLNATGVVLHTNLGRAPLALEAVARVASVARGFCNLEYDLEEGERGSRYAPVVELLTQLTGAEDALVVNNCAGAALLMLAALASGREAIVSRGELVEIGGGFRVPDVMKQSGARLVEVGTTNRTRHSDYESALSPDTGVLMKVHRSNFALVGFTAEVEVKELAALGRARGVPVLVDLGSGALVSLPGEDFVHEPTVPATVAAGADVVAFSGDKLLGGPQAGILVGRAALLARIRQHPLTRALRVDKMTVSALEATLELYRDGRLEAIPTYRLLTTPAPVLEARARRLLSLLTPKGIHARVAPVSGQVGGGAMPAARLPSFACVLNFNQPAALLECLRKADVPVIGRISDGDVVLDVRCLAEEDLEPVAEAVAMASQGRQPC; this is encoded by the coding sequence GTGGGTGCACCCTCGACCGAAGACGGGGGGAAGAACGCGCGGCTGCGCGCACTCCCCTCCATCGAGCAGCTCCTCCGTCGCCCCTCCCTGGAGGCGCGGCTGGCGGGCGTTCCTCGCGCCCGGGCCGTCGCCGCGCTCCGTCTGGCCGTGGCATCCGTGCGCGAGCGGCTGCTCCAGGGCGAGGAGCGAGCGTTCGAGGACGCGGACGTGGACGGGGCCCTGCGCGCCCTGTCCACCCCGAACCTGAGGCCCGTGCTCAACGCCACCGGGGTGGTGCTGCATACCAACCTCGGCCGGGCGCCTCTCGCCCTGGAGGCCGTGGCGCGCGTGGCCAGCGTGGCGCGCGGCTTCTGCAACCTCGAGTATGACCTGGAGGAGGGCGAGCGGGGCAGCCGCTACGCCCCCGTCGTCGAGCTGCTCACCCAGCTCACCGGCGCCGAGGACGCCCTGGTGGTGAACAACTGCGCGGGCGCGGCGCTGTTGATGCTCGCCGCGCTGGCCTCGGGCCGCGAGGCGATCGTGTCCCGCGGCGAGCTGGTGGAGATCGGCGGCGGCTTCCGGGTGCCCGACGTGATGAAGCAGTCCGGGGCCCGGCTCGTGGAGGTAGGCACCACCAACCGCACCCGGCACTCGGACTATGAGTCCGCCCTCTCGCCGGACACCGGTGTGTTGATGAAGGTGCACCGCTCCAACTTCGCCCTGGTGGGCTTCACCGCCGAGGTGGAGGTCAAGGAACTGGCGGCGCTCGGCCGCGCGCGCGGCGTGCCCGTGCTGGTGGACCTGGGCTCGGGGGCCCTGGTGTCCCTGCCGGGCGAGGACTTCGTCCACGAGCCCACCGTTCCGGCCACCGTCGCCGCGGGCGCCGACGTGGTGGCCTTCTCCGGCGACAAGCTGCTGGGAGGCCCCCAGGCGGGCATCCTCGTGGGCCGCGCCGCGCTGCTCGCCCGTATCCGCCAACACCCGCTCACCCGGGCCCTGCGCGTCGACAAGATGACGGTCTCCGCGCTGGAGGCCACCCTGGAGCTGTACCGGGATGGCCGCCTGGAGGCGATTCCCACCTACCGGCTGCTCACCACGCCCGCGCCCGTGTTGGAAGCGCGCGCGCGACGGCTGCTCTCCCTGTTGACCCCCAAAGGCATTCATGCCCGGGTCGCGCCTGTTTCCGGACAGGTAGGTGGGGGGGCCATGCCCGCGGCCCGGTTGCCTTCTTTCGCGTGCGTCCTCAATTTCAACCAGCCAGCCGCTCTTCTGGAATGTCTTCGGAAAGCGGACGTTCCGGTGATCGGGCGGATCTCGGACGGGGATGTCGTTCTCGATGTCCGCTGCCTGGCGGAGGAGGACCTCGAGCCGGTTGCTGAAGCCGTCGCCATGGCTTCACAGGGAAGGCAGCCATGTTGA